In Achromobacter pestifer, the DNA window CACCGCGCTGCGAGCCCGTGCGGACAAACCCGCAGCGGGCCCCCGAGGTGCCCGCCCGCCGGGCTCCCCGCCGTATAAACAGAGTTCCACGCCGTAGCGGATCGGCGCCAAGCATAAGACATCCGCGTATCCAAGGAGACTCCGCATGACCCCTCGTCGTACCCTCATGGCCGCTGCGCTGGCCGCCCTGCTGGCAGCGGCCGCCGCGCCCGCGCTGGCCCAAGTGAAAATCGGCGCCACCCTGTCCACCACCGGGCCCCAGGCCTCGCTGGGCATCCCCGAACGCAACACCATCAGCTTGCTGCCCACCGAGATCGGCGGCGTCAAGGTCGAGTACGTGGTGCTGGACGACGCTTCCGACACCACCCGCGCGGTCAGCAACTCGCATAAGCTGATCTCGGAGAACAAAGTGGACCTGATCGTCGGGTCCAGCACCACCCCCAACACCATGGCCATGCTGGACACGGTGGCCAGCGGCGCCACGCCGGTGATCACGCTGGCCTCTTCGGCGCGGCTGATCGAGCCGGTCGACGACAAGCGCCGCTGGGTGTTCAAGACGCCGCACTCCGATTCGCTGATGGCCGAGGGCATTGCGCGCCATGCGGCGGCCAATGGCGTCAAGAAGCTGGCCTTCATCGGTTTCAACAACGCGCTGGGCGAGACCTTCTGGGTGGAAATCGAGAAGGCGGCTAAAAAGCACGGCATCGAGGTGGTGGGCAAGGAAGCCTTCGCGCCCACGGACACGTCCGCCGTGGCTCAGAGCCTGAAGGTGATCGGCGCGGCGCCCGACGCCGTGGTGGTCGGCGCCTCCGGCACGCCCGCCGCGATGCCGGCCCGGGCGCTGCGCGAGCGCGGCTACAAGGGCAAGATCTATTTCAACCACGGCGTGGCCAACAACGACTTCCTGCGGGTCTGTGGCGATGCCTGCGAGGGCGCCTGGGTGCCGGTGGGGCCGGTGATGGTGGCCGACCTGCTGCCGGATACCAACCCGGTCAAGTCCACCGCCCAGGCCTTCGCCAAGAAGTACGAGGCGGCCAACGGCGCGGGCAGCGTGTCCCTGTTCGCCGCCTACACCTGGGACGTCGGCCTCTTGCTGCAGCAGGCCATCCCGGTGGCGCTGAAGACGGCCAAGCCCGGCACGCCCGAATTCCGGGCGGCGCTGCGCGACGCGCTGGAGAACGTCAAGAACCTGCCCACCGCGACCGGGGTGGTCAACATGAGCCCCACCGACCACAACGGGCTGGATGAGCGGGCGCTGGTGATGGCGACCGTGGCTTCCGGCAAGTGGAGGCTGCAGAAATAAGGAGAAAGGCCCCGACGTCGCGCATGCAATATGTATCTGCTGCGTCCTCAAAGGGCCTTTTTTGCTTGTTTGGGGCAGACGGGGGAGGGCCCCCCGCGCCGCAAGCGTCCCAGGTTTTGTATGCTCTCGGTTTTGCTGGACGAGCAACCGGGTGGGCGTGGCATGACGGGACGAGCGAATATGCGTATGGGCGGGCTGAAGCGGTGGCTGGCTGGCGGGCTGCTGGCCGCGGTGGCGGGCGTGGCCTGGGCGCAGGTGCCCGGCCTGCCGCCCAACGTGGTGAACGCCTGGAAAGCCAGCAAGCTGCCCGACAGTTCCTTGTCCCTGGTGGTGCAGGAAGTGGGCGGGCCGCGCCTGGTGGCGCTGAACGCCAAGGAGTCGCGCAATCCCGCCTCGGTGATGAAGCTGGTCACGACCTGGGCCGCGCTGTCCGAGCTGGGGCCCAACTACGTCTGGCGCACCGAGTTCATGACGGCGCCGGGCGCGCGGCCCGACGCCAAGGGCGTGCTCAGTGGCCCGCTGTACCTGCGGGCTGGCGGCGATCCGCAATTCCTGCTGCAAGACCTGTGGGCGCTGCTGCGCGAACTGCGCCTGCGCGGCGTCAAGCAGATCAATGATCTGGTCATCGACCGCAGCATCTTCGGCCAGGTCGCGACCGACCCGGGCGCCTTCGACGGCGCCCCGGACCGGGCCTACAACGCCAGTCCGGACGCCCTGATGGTGGGTTTTGGCGCAATGCGGCTGCTGTTCACGCCCGATCCCGCCGCCAACAAGTGGGTGCCGCTGATCGACCCGCCGCTGCCGGGCCTGAAGATCGAGGGCCGCGTCGAATGGAGCGACGCCCGCTGCCCGGGTCCCCCGGTGGTGACGACCGAACCGTTGATCACCCAGCAGGGCGTCACCATCCGCGTGAAT includes these proteins:
- a CDS encoding ABC transporter substrate-binding protein, giving the protein MTPRRTLMAAALAALLAAAAAPALAQVKIGATLSTTGPQASLGIPERNTISLLPTEIGGVKVEYVVLDDASDTTRAVSNSHKLISENKVDLIVGSSTTPNTMAMLDTVASGATPVITLASSARLIEPVDDKRRWVFKTPHSDSLMAEGIARHAAANGVKKLAFIGFNNALGETFWVEIEKAAKKHGIEVVGKEAFAPTDTSAVAQSLKVIGAAPDAVVVGASGTPAAMPARALRERGYKGKIYFNHGVANNDFLRVCGDACEGAWVPVGPVMVADLLPDTNPVKSTAQAFAKKYEAANGAGSVSLFAAYTWDVGLLLQQAIPVALKTAKPGTPEFRAALRDALENVKNLPTATGVVNMSPTDHNGLDERALVMATVASGKWRLQK
- the dacB gene encoding D-alanyl-D-alanine carboxypeptidase/D-alanyl-D-alanine endopeptidase — protein: MTGRANMRMGGLKRWLAGGLLAAVAGVAWAQVPGLPPNVVNAWKASKLPDSSLSLVVQEVGGPRLVALNAKESRNPASVMKLVTTWAALSELGPNYVWRTEFMTAPGARPDAKGVLSGPLYLRAGGDPQFLLQDLWALLRELRLRGVKQINDLVIDRSIFGQVATDPGAFDGAPDRAYNASPDALMVGFGAMRLLFTPDPAANKWVPLIDPPLPGLKIEGRVEWSDARCPGPPVVTTEPLITQQGVTIRVNGKVAGSCGEFSLYRLALSQPEYATEVFRMLWKELGGTFKGQVRSGMVPPDAVVLASHDSPTLAEAIRQINKRSNNVMARTLLLTLGAERGRRPSTVASSEAVAKGLLAKQGLDMPELVIDNGAGLSRDARVSADSLASMLTVAWNSPVMPEYISSFAIAGVDGTVRRRLKGDGTLGMAHLKTGSLRDVRSIAGYVLGASGKRYVVVSIVNHEQAGAVRAFDDALIAWLAEQ